ATCATAtaacacacaacaacaacaccaccctttcACCCATCTCCATAGAATCTTTCATGTTAAATAGGGGCAAATACACACAGCAGTAGTTTATTCGTAACCAAAGAAAAAGTTCAGCCCCACGTCAAAGTCCCAAAACTCCAGCCCATGAATACCTCAAGTCTCTTGTCGCGCAACAcacaaagagagagagatctTGAAACCTAGTAGCAGCCCAgcacccaaccccatcaccaaaaatgAGGATACTGAGAATAAAAAATAGTAATAAAAACAAAGGCAAGAATTTCCGCGCGCGGGCAACACATATTTTTCAGTTTTGCCCAGGtatccccaccatccgcaACGCGCTGTTgtcccaaaaaaaaaagaaagaaagaaagcaagAGCATAGTTCCACAAGGATGAAGAGTTGATACAAATATTTTCCACCTagcaccaaccaaccaccagcctACTCCCTGCTCGCCTTGCCAGCCACCGTCGCAATAAAGCTTTGGTACTGCGCATCTTCGTCGGCTGCCTCCACACCATTatacaccaaccccctcgacCGTGAGGCCAGCTCCTGCATTTCCACCTTGGGGTGCTTGCCGCTACCCCTAGACCGTGAGCTCAGCTCAGTCATCTCGATCTTGGGCGGGTTGGTAGCCCACAAAACCTGCGGGGCAGACGGGGTTTGGTGTGCCGgcttcttttccctttcttccatCTCAGactccttgtccttggcgGCCCCGTTGGTTATTCCGCCCATCTCGGTATCTTCTGTCTCTGTGCCGTCGCGCCTCGGCAGCCGCATGGCCAGCAGGACATACTCtgacctcgtcatcgtctccATTATCCCCTCCATATAGCGCCGAACCTCTTCCTGAGGAGCCACAACTCGAAAGAGATTCTCGAGGTGGCGGCCGCTGGGGGCCAAGAGCCTCACGGTGAGGGGCTCGTAATAATCTTGGTCGGGGTCCGCCTGCGGATACTCTGACTTGCTGCCCCGGCGGACTACCAGGAAAGACGCCACGACTTGCTGTCCCGCTCCGGGAGACATTGGTATCTGTTCCAGAATGCTGAATTTCGGAAACATGTATCGATCACCATTGCCACCAGCAAACTCAAAAAGGACAGCCGAATAATCTGGCttgggaggcggtggtggtcctTTGGATCGAAGGGCTTGCTGTGGCTGAGGCGCCGTTTGCGGGACTGGTGTAGAGGAGGCCGAATTGTTGCCACTGCTATTCACTCCGTTGGTGTGCTTGGCTACTGTAGGTGTCGTTACCGACGCTGGCGTCTTCGGGGGGTgggcttccttctccttcaacgccGTCCGCAGCTGATCAATTATCAGCTTCAGGTCAGTAGCGTCTGAGAACTGGGTCTTGTTCTCCGATACACGTCGGACCATTTCCCTCGTCTTAATGTCATCCAGGGCCTTTTTGACCAAGGCCACAATGAGCGGATCGCACCCATTCGGTGCTCTCAAATCTGCAGATGTTTGCTTGGCATTAGAGGTCAAGACAATATCCAGGATGGCCTTGACTTCATCCGCAAAGTACTTCACTGTACGGCCGTCTACCAGTAGCCTTTCAGCTGAAGGCCCAGCGGTGCTACCGCTGCGCTTATTCTCCGCTGTGATGGCATCAATGATGGCCTGGAATCGGGCAAGCTCTTGTTTGGCAGCTTCGCCATTGGCGACACGCTTCATTAGATCTCGCAGCTCGGCATCAGTCCCTGCTCTAGAGGCCAGCATCAAGATGATCGGATCTGTTCCCGGCGCCGGTTTTCCTTGCGCAGGTGTCCCTGGGGCCGCCGGAGCACCATTCATCGGAGGTTTAGCCAGCGCGGGGCTTTGCCCGGCAGGGAAAGCCGCAGCGCCTGCGCCCGCCACCATGGTGGGATTGGGCGAAGGTGGAAGTCGTGGCGGCTGGGTGCCAAACGGCGCCGTGATATGTGGCCTCGCTGGTGGTTGCGGGGTGACTGTTCCTGGAGACAGGACTGATTCCATGCCTCGTGGAGAGGCAACTGGTCTAGGCAGAGCTGCAGGTATGGTGGGCGTCATGCGCGATACTTCTGGAGCCggcggttggttgggagTTGGCGGCTGACCCGGTCCTTGCGAATTTACCCCAGCTGGCTGCGCCGCCGGAAGAGTGGGAGTCTGGGTCGGTGTCTGGGTTTGCGGTCGCGCCTGACTTGGTGCTTTCGTCTGTGTCTGAGCTTGACTTGGAGGTTGAGTCGCTGGCGCGGGAGCAGAAGACGGCGGCTCGGCAGATTGTGTCACTTTTGGGGTAGCCGGTGGGGGCATGACCCCATTCGGGGGACCATATTGCAGAACTGGTCGCTGGGTGAtcggtggaggcggaggcggttTCGGGTCCTTGACAGCATACATGGTTGCCTCGAAACTGTGCGGCTCCACGATAATGGTCACATTTCCCAGCTTCACCATGCTGTCCTTTGGCGGGTTGTTCGGTTCCTCAATGATTtgtcccttcttcttgaccggTTTGGACCAATACTTTGGGAATATGGCTTCCGACATCCATTGCTGCCGTGATCGTGCGAGAGACTCGGAAAGGACACCACTGGAAAGAATATGTCAGCATTTCGCCCTGCCACAGCATGACAAGCCAAGGGAGCGCACCTCTCTGTGACCGACTGATAATCCTTATTTGAGAGATCGTTTGGTTGTGGCGAGTCGACGGTTGGCAGGGGCTTGCCAGCACTGATCGATTTCGGTAACGGCGTTGGAACCTCTTCAACCGGGGCGggttctggttctggagCCGGGGCAGGTGTCGGCGTCGCAGATTTGGAGACGGACTTTGGTGTCGAATCGGTATGCCTCCGTTTGGCAGCCTGCTCAACCCGGGCGGCAGCGCGTGCTGGaagcttcctcttcttctccatctcgcAAACTATTCAAGCCCGACGTGTAGAGTTGGCAAGTAGCTCGTCATAAGCACATCGGGATCGATCGAGATGTCGAGCTGGAGCGTCGATGGCGAGCAAGCAATtcgatgttgatggcgggAGGGAGATTTATCTAGACAGATGAGGTTAAttaaaaaacaaaacaaaagaaccCCCAACGAAGCAAAGAAGAGCGCGCGAGTGCGCGTGGGCAATTGAAGGGTGATCAGTCCCAAGACGTGCTGCTGATGGCAGAATGCagctggaaaagaagggACCGAGACCGTGACGAAGGCACCAGCAgttccaacccccaaaagaaaatggGTCCAACTGGGATTTGGGAAGCAGCACCTTTAGCAAGCATCGGCAAAAGCTGGGGGATGGATGCTGCTCGATTTATCAAGCACGCATTTCCTGTGCGCTAAACTATATCTGGACCCATCTCCTGCCGTCTGATTGGCCCTAGCTAATCACAGGCCATGAATGCGCCGCTGTAATTAATTGGGGATGCCGGATTGGTCCCCAAGCACCTCACCTCACAAATGGTTCTCTTGTTCCTACTCCTGCTGTATCTTGAGGTTTGGTAAAGTGCAGCAGAGTGATCCATCTCTTACATATCCCAACATGTGTCCCATCACAATGCGCTCCGTGTTTTCCAGAGCAAAGTCctgctgatgatgagttgTTGGACAGTGCGGCTGACCGGGATATCTGGTGGGGATCAACTAAGCCGCATGATCACAGTTACCGCCACTAACAGAGTGTCACGCATTTCATGCAGTGTTCTTATAGCACCACTATCAGCTCACAAGGTCAACTGCATGTCCCTGTCCAAGCTCAGCAGTGCAACCAGCCACACATCTGACGACGTAACACGGGCCGTTTCCAAGCTTCAAGCCACCATCTTATAAGTTAGCAAAGGCGTTTTTTCAGGGGCGTTGGCATGCTCATACTTGTTTCGTTTTGATTCATTGCAAAAACATCCTCCTATATAGACGGACATCTTCTCATGTCCCTGAAACCACTCACTCAGGCTGCTTTATCCCGGAGCTCTGCATCAAGGATGCTGGACCCGGCTGTTATCTCCGGCCTCTTCGTGGGGCTTGTTCTCGGTGTTCCTGTTGCCGTATATGCTCTGTTTCTTGGGTTGAGCTCGATACCATTCTTTCAGCGCCAGTATGACTTGACGTCTTTCATCTCTTACAGCTTACTACTGTTCTTTAAAAAACTGACTGCAATGCACGTCCCAGGTTCTTATATGCCCACAATATCCACAGCCTGTGGTGGCCAGGCGCTCGAAAGAGATCCAACCAGCCCCAACGATACGGCTTCGCAAGTCAGTCTCCTGCCCACTTTCTCATGAACCTCATCACACTGACTTCCCCCCAGAAAACCAagcaacccccttcctcctcggcaccccTGACAACGAGTCCCTCTACGCCTGGCACGTCCTCCCCCTAACCCTCTACAGCAAACATTCTCCCACCCTTATCTCGCGCCCCGACGAGGGCACATGCCACAAAGACTTCACCAAAACCCTGCAGTAcgacctccttctcaacgACCCCGACGCCAAAGTGGTTGTATCCTTCCACGGCAACGccggccacctcctccaatccCACCGCCCCCGAGTCTACCACACCCTTTCTCTCAATCACcacctcttcaccctctcctacCGCGGCTTCGGCCTCTCCACCGGCTCCCCCACCGAAGACGGCCTCAAAACCGACGCCATCTCCCttctcaacttcctcctcaacgaaTGCCGCGTCCCACCTCAGCGCATCGCTTTACTCGGGCAGTCCCTCGGCACGGCTGTCGTCGCCGCAGTGACGCATCATTTTGCTGTTAACCACCAAATCGACTTTGCTGGCTCGGTCATTGTCGCTGGATTTAGCTCGTTGCCCACTATGCTAAGCGGGTATCGCATCGCGGGCTTCATCCCCGTGTTGAGGCCGCTGTCTTGGTGGccttggttgttgagggtggtgatgggtagggtggtggataaGTGGGAGAGTGCCGCTCGCTGGCAGGAAACCACGCGTGAGGTGAAGCGAAGGGGGGGtaggttgaggttggagatggtgcaTGCGAAGAATGATTGGGATATTCCtgcggatgaggatggcaaggTGTTTAGGGCTGCGGTGGGGGGGCTGGTGGGTGATAAGGTGACGGAGGGTGATATTGAcaggttgaagggggagagggtggtgggggatgagAATCAGGGGTTTGTGGCCGagtggatggaggagggggtggtggtaaggCAGGAGTTGGTTCCTTTTGGAGGTGAGTAATGTCAACATGAAGGTGATGAAAGGTTGCTGACAGACTGCAGGACACAACGATGTCACGTTTTATGCGCCAACGCTGTTGGCTATCATGAGGTCAtttgaaggggtggaagagtGAGATGTGAGGCTGTGGAGGGTGGTAGGGAGTGGGTTTAATGTTTATACTCTGCATAGAGACTTACGAAGTAACTTTTATTGCTCATCATTCCATAAGGTGCATTCCCATCTTGTGGTTTATTTTTACGATGTGATtacccatcccatcactTGTCATGGTGCTGCATTTGACCAATACTCAAGCCAATAAATGGAACAGCTCAGACTACTACATACTAAGCTTAGACAAGGTATCTGGTTAGAGCACAACTCGGTCTGTTGAAGAAAGGACTGGGATTGACAGAATGTAAGCTCAACTTAGGTACCCAGGTAGACTGGTAAATGCAGAGGCTTAAGCTGGGAGAGCAGTTAGCTGAGGCTAGGGGAGGTAAACAGTTGGAAGCTTGGAAGGCTTGAATTATGAAAGAAAATCCATATCTATTATGAAAGCATGCCGACTGTGAGCTTGAGAGGTAAGCTCGGGGGAGGATCACGACGTATTGGTTCGTCACTCCATAAGATTACACGTCACAACTCCATATATCGGGCCTCAAATCAGTGTTGAATCTAACCATGACTCAGCCCCCTGTACGATACCCCTGATTCAACGATTAACTATCTAAGCCTTACCAATTAACTACTTATGTAATCTCCAAACAAGTGTGGAGAAACGCAAGTCTTGATGCAGTAGATGGACAGGGAAGATTGAATACCTAGTTCGACTCAGGCAAGGTGGGAAGGTGACATAGATGGGTATGGTATCCTCGTTTGGATCGTTTGCTTTTGTCAGAGGATACCATCATTTTCAATCACAGGCTTCAAATCAGCTGTCTGGGttccaagctcaacaacaaccgcctAAATGAACCCCTCAATGAAGCCCAGATTGAGCCCCTGATTGATTGATCCGGACCATTCTGTAAAGCCCTCTCCATTTTAGACCGCAGTTTCCATACCATGGCCATCTAACTATCCGGCAAATGTTGTGGGTGTTTGATAGAAGCCACCAGCATCAGCCTTTCCCTGATCCGAGCTCCCCACCTTGCCATCGTCTCCAACCTTCTCACATCCCTtgtcttttcctttcttgtCATTTACCGGACTTATGGGATTTCGAAAGAAGTCTGTACGCGTGGCTGACCCGGCACCGGAATCGTCACACGGGAGAGGTGCGTAACCGCGAAAGTTTCGGTCCTGAGCTTGGTCTCAGATCATATCCTTCCAGGGCTATGCCCTTGAGTCGGCTGCTTCTTTGGtgtcttgttcttgaacCCAATTGATTGTCCACTCGACGAAGTGCATGGCTTCCGTCGGGTCTTCGGCGAAGCTTCTGGGGGTTGGATAGGGGCTGACGTTTGAGTGGACATAATAGTCAGTGTGGTTGCTGGTAATAGAAGTACTGAATCCGCTGGATACAGTTTGAGGTAAGCTGAGAGTGATGGGGAAATGCTTGGAAGATGTATGAAAGGAGCAAAGGAATAGTTATACATACATACCGTAATTCACCTAGCTATTTTACCTCACCATTGCTACCTAGGTGAGTCATCCGGGGATGCTCCGAAACTCTTAGATGATTGATCTACACAACCACATGCACATTATTGACCCCAGCCAGGATTGCTATAGAATTGCATCCTTCTAAAGTTGACCGTCCAGTGTTTCTGGTTGATTTCCAGCTCTATACGTGACCTCAAGATGCTTCGCTGCGGTTACATTAGCTGACTGTTGGCTGACAACGCATCCTCAGTGATATATTGAGCCGTCCAACCCATATGCAGCGCAAGCTATGCGAGGTAATAATGTTATCAGCCGTAAATCTAAACATCTGACGTGTTGAGCGCAGACTTTGTTTATTTGCCTCGGTCTTTGAGCATAAAAGCTTTCCTTGTCATCGTTATGTCACAGACTTGTCGGATGTACCTCTAGTCACCGATCACAGGGCTGTTGGTGGCGAGGTAAGACATTAGAGATGTACCCCTCTTGATTTCCTCAGGGTCAGATCCACTATTCTTTTCAGATGGCCTTACTTCTTTTGATGCTTGGTCTTGGTTGTGTGTGGACTTCCAAATCAGTAGCTACTGAGAGTGATTAGCTAGCTACTTACCTACATATGAGATCTGATCCATTACACGAGGCTCGTGGACTTCTCTCTCACCTACATTCTTGACAGCTTACTTTGTCCAATGGCCGTCCCAGCTCCTTCGGTCCCTGAGTTGCAATCAGCCACCGTCCTGTTAGATACAAGCGGTCAGGATGTTCAGCAGCCGAGGGGGTAAGATGTCTTCGCCAACTTCCTGTATGCAACGGACGACAAAACTACCTTCCAAATCGAACGACGTTTCAGTGTATTGGCTGCGTTTGACCTTCAAATGAACGGGGCAATCCTGCTATGGGGACGACCAATAtgaagtgggagagggaggggagaggggagggataggggaggggagagggagaggggagagagggagaggggagagggagagggagagggagagggggtgaAGTAAGCTTAATTGACCACACTCCAGCGACAAACTCGAATATGCCACGCCGCATGGATTCGGGGGGGAACAGCCGTTCATACAGCCAGTTCATGGTTGTGGTAGCCATGGCGATCTGAGTTGGGCATGTGTTCTATGTCGCTGTCGTGTTCTTGTTCTCTATAACTGCAGGAGAGACTGGGTTAACGACGAGCGGCACAGTTGTATATAGTGTGTTTTGTCTTGAAGACggtgaagaggggaggggaaaatCTCTCGTCACGAGCTGAGGCCACGCGGCACAAAGAGAGAGGGACCAGGACATATTGCATCATGAGCAAATTATGGACCGGATGGGATTGAAGTCATACCGAAAGACCAGAGCACTGCAGGCCGACGACGGCCCAGTCCACTCATCATCCAAATTCAATATCAAGCCGCACAGGACACCAAAAAGTGAGGAGATAAACAACATCAATTGTCTATGTAACTTGTCCCAAGAGGCCTCAACCGGTtcaccaagcccaagctTAAATCTTTCGAAAAAAAACCCGCTCAGTCAGAAAACCCATCAAATCCTCCCAGAgctccccaaaaaaaaaaatcatctTTTCCTGTTTTCTGTGTTGTTTTTTGTCAAgtcctccaaaccctcctcaATCGTATTTGTTGTCGATGGCTGATCATGATCCTCCCAGATACCGAGAAAATCGC
The sequence above is a segment of the Podospora pseudoanserina strain CBS 124.78 chromosome 5, whole genome shotgun sequence genome. Coding sequences within it:
- a CDS encoding hypothetical protein (COG:S; EggNog:ENOG503Q6UJ; MEROPS:MER0017239), with product MSLKPLTQAALSRSSASRMLDPAVISGLFVGLVLGVPVAVYALFLGLSSIPFFQRQFLYAHNIHSLWWPGARKRSNQPQRYGFAKNQATPFLLGTPDNESLYAWHVLPLTLYSKHSPTLISRPDEGTCHKDFTKTLQYDLLLNDPDAKVVVSFHGNAGHLLQSHRPRVYHTLSLNHHLFTLSYRGFGLSTGSPTEDGLKTDAISLLNFLLNECRVPPQRIALLGQSLGTAVVAAVTHHFAVNHQIDFAGSVIVAGFSSLPTMLSGYRIAGFIPVLRPLSWWPWLLRVVMGRVVDKWESAARWQETTREVKRRGGRLRLEMVHAKNDWDIPADEDGKVFRAAVGGLVGDKVTEGDIDRLKGERVVGDENQGFVAEWMEEGVVVRQELVPFGGHNDVTFYAPTLLAIMRSFEGVEE
- a CDS encoding hypothetical protein (COG:S; EggNog:ENOG503NY6Y) — protein: MEKKRKLPARAAARVEQAAKRRHTDSTPKSVSKSATPTPAPAPEPEPAPVEEVPTPLPKSISAGKPLPTVDSPQPNDLSNKDYQSVTESGVLSESLARSRQQWMSEAIFPKYWSKPVKKKGQIIEEPNNPPKDSMVKLGNVTIIVEPHSFEATMYAVKDPKPPPPPPITQRPVLQYGPPNGVMPPPATPKVTQSAEPPSSAPAPATQPPSQAQTQTKAPSQARPQTQTPTQTPTLPAAQPAGVNSQGPGQPPTPNQPPAPEVSRMTPTIPAALPRPVASPRGMESVLSPGTVTPQPPARPHITAPFGTQPPRLPPSPNPTMVAGAGAAAFPAGQSPALAKPPMNGAPAAPGTPAQGKPAPGTDPIILMLASRAGTDAELRDLMKRVANGEAAKQELARFQAIIDAITAENKRSGSTAGPSAERLLVDGRTVKYFADEVKAILDIVLTSNAKQTSADLRAPNGCDPLIVALVKKALDDIKTREMVRRVSENKTQFSDATDLKLIIDQLRTALKEKEAHPPKTPASVTTPTVAKHTNGVNSSGNNSASSTPVPQTAPQPQQALRSKGPPPPPKPDYSAVLFEFAGGNGDRYMFPKFSILEQIPMSPGAGQQVVASFLVVRRGSKSEYPQADPDQDYYEPLTVRLLAPSGRHLENLFRVVAPQEEVRRYMEGIMETMTRSEYVLLAMRLPRRDGTETEDTEMGGITNGAAKDKESEMEEREKKPAHQTPSAPQVLWATNPPKIEMTELSSRSRGSGKHPKVEMQELASRSRGLVYNGVEAADEDAQYQSFIATVAGKASRE